One segment of Candidatus Nitrospira nitrosa DNA contains the following:
- a CDS encoding cupin domain-containing protein, with product MFKVTPADRPEFLAGDHTRLREIFHPAKHQLNLGYSLAHGTLSPGHRSKRHALASSEVYYFIAGRGQLTIDDQVTPVEAGTTVYVSPGGQQYLENFGTTDIEFLCLVDPAWRSEDETVLE from the coding sequence TTGTTTAAAGTGACACCGGCGGATCGTCCGGAATTTCTGGCCGGCGACCATACGCGCTTGCGGGAGATTTTCCACCCTGCGAAGCACCAGCTCAATCTTGGGTACAGTCTCGCCCATGGGACGTTAAGCCCCGGACATCGATCGAAACGGCATGCTCTCGCCTCGTCCGAAGTCTATTACTTTATTGCCGGAAGAGGGCAACTGACCATTGATGATCAGGTCACGCCGGTTGAAGCGGGGACGACGGTCTATGTTTCGCCGGGAGGGCAACAGTACCTGGAAAATTTCGGAACGACGGACATCGAATTTCTTTGTCTGGTTGATCCTGCATGGCGGAGCGAAGACGAAACTGTATTGGAATAA
- a CDS encoding NHL domain-containing protein — protein sequence MAPTLTSWRIRTVVGTGEPGFGGDGGFAVQAQLNEPKGLTIDHHGHLYVADSENHVIRRIDRLTGRISTVAGTPFVEQTPAIASPEPPAALEQEDPFAENGDGPGTRAYTQQADLSGTVRYWTQGPSASTRYGGDGGLAVRAQLNFPTAVVVDRAGNLYIVDTMNHRVRMVDAATGIITTVAGTGQARFSGDGGPANQAALNDPAALVLGDDDTKLYVADQSNHRVRMIDLRTGAIQTVAGTGAATYDGDGKSGTDTALAGPSGLALVGDQLYIADTFNGRVRALHLPTGLFSTLAGDGGSYRYESVSEALSASLSRPTGIAVDHQGRLFLTDSDNHLIREWDRESGVAVCVAGQGIPCYSGDGSLAREAGVCYPFGIVADRDGTLLVADTFNHRIRALTLE from the coding sequence ATGGCACCTACTCTTACTAGTTGGAGGATTCGAACAGTCGTTGGTACTGGCGAGCCCGGCTTTGGGGGAGATGGTGGTTTTGCGGTACAGGCGCAGTTGAACGAACCAAAAGGTTTGACGATCGATCATCACGGCCATCTTTATGTGGCCGACTCTGAAAATCACGTAATTCGCAGGATAGACCGTCTCACCGGTAGAATCTCCACGGTAGCGGGTACGCCGTTCGTCGAGCAGACGCCTGCGATCGCATCACCGGAACCACCGGCTGCGCTTGAGCAGGAAGACCCCTTTGCCGAGAATGGTGACGGACCAGGAACGCGTGCATATACCCAGCAGGCTGATTTGAGCGGAACAGTCCGGTATTGGACGCAGGGGCCATCTGCATCGACTCGATATGGTGGAGACGGTGGGCTTGCGGTCCGTGCGCAGCTGAATTTCCCAACTGCCGTGGTCGTTGATCGGGCCGGCAATCTCTATATTGTCGATACCATGAACCATCGCGTACGCATGGTGGATGCAGCCACGGGTATCATCACAACCGTGGCGGGAACGGGTCAAGCTCGTTTCTCCGGAGACGGTGGCCCAGCCAATCAGGCGGCACTCAATGATCCAGCGGCGCTGGTTCTAGGCGATGACGATACGAAGCTGTACGTCGCTGATCAGAGCAACCATCGTGTGCGGATGATCGACCTCAGAACCGGTGCTATTCAGACCGTTGCAGGAACCGGGGCGGCGACGTACGATGGGGATGGGAAGTCTGGGACCGACACGGCCTTGGCAGGCCCAAGCGGCTTGGCGCTCGTGGGCGACCAGCTCTACATCGCTGATACGTTCAATGGTCGAGTTCGTGCTCTCCATCTTCCGACGGGGCTGTTCTCGACTCTGGCGGGAGATGGCGGATCCTATCGATATGAGTCGGTGTCGGAGGCATTGTCTGCAAGTCTTTCACGTCCGACCGGAATTGCCGTTGATCATCAAGGGCGCCTCTTTCTGACGGACTCTGACAATCACCTCATCCGAGAATGGGACCGGGAATCGGGGGTGGCGGTGTGTGTGGCTGGGCAAGGAATCCCCTGTTATTCAGGTGATGGCAGTCTCGCACGAGAGGCCGGTGTATGTTACCCATTCGGTATCGTTGCCGATCGCGACGGAACGCTGCTGGTGGCAGACACGTTCAATCATCGTATTCGCGCATTGACATTGGAGTAG
- the leuB gene encoding 3-isopropylmalate dehydrogenase: MKAKIAVLAGDGVGREIVPEAVKVLKVVAEKYGHSFEFTPGDIGGQAIDKVGVPLPNDTLTLAKQSDAVLLGAVGGPRWEGLDYTLRPERALLGIREALGLYANLRPAKVYANLIDASTLKREVIEGIDILVIRELTGGIYFGKPKGIEKLPNGDERGVNTEVYTTEEVRRIAKVAFEAARKRRKKVTSVDKANVLESSELWRKVVIDVHASYPDVELSHIYVDNAAMQLVRNPRQFDVLLCNNMFGDILSDEAAMLTGSIGMLPSASVGAKVGLYEPIHGSAPDIAGRNIANPIATIASVAMMLSYAFQLDKEADAIEKAIVNTLDLGYRTKDIQNPGAKIVGTVEMGDTIAKQIQ, translated from the coding sequence GTGAAAGCGAAGATTGCGGTATTGGCAGGAGACGGAGTCGGACGCGAGATCGTTCCCGAAGCCGTGAAGGTTCTGAAAGTCGTTGCGGAAAAGTACGGGCACTCATTCGAATTTACCCCGGGCGATATCGGTGGGCAGGCGATCGATAAGGTTGGTGTGCCGTTGCCGAACGATACGCTGACATTGGCGAAGCAGAGCGATGCGGTCCTACTTGGGGCCGTAGGAGGCCCTCGATGGGAAGGGTTGGACTATACGTTACGGCCCGAACGTGCATTGCTCGGTATCCGGGAGGCGCTGGGACTCTATGCCAATCTGCGGCCGGCGAAGGTCTATGCGAATCTGATCGATGCCTCGACGTTGAAGCGAGAGGTGATCGAGGGAATTGATATTCTGGTGATCCGCGAACTCACCGGCGGTATTTACTTCGGCAAACCCAAGGGGATTGAGAAGTTGCCGAACGGCGATGAACGGGGCGTCAATACCGAAGTCTATACGACAGAGGAAGTGCGGCGGATCGCCAAGGTGGCATTCGAGGCTGCACGGAAGCGTCGTAAGAAGGTAACCTCGGTCGATAAAGCGAATGTGCTGGAATCGTCGGAGCTGTGGCGCAAGGTCGTGATTGACGTCCATGCCTCCTATCCTGATGTGGAGCTCAGTCATATCTATGTGGATAATGCCGCCATGCAATTGGTGCGAAACCCCAGGCAGTTTGATGTGCTGCTCTGCAACAACATGTTCGGTGATATCCTCAGCGACGAAGCGGCGATGTTGACCGGGTCGATTGGAATGTTACCTTCGGCGAGCGTCGGCGCCAAGGTTGGTCTCTATGAGCCCATTCATGGGAGTGCACCGGACATCGCGGGGAGGAATATCGCCAACCCGATCGCGACGATCGCCTCGGTGGCAATGATGCTGTCCTATGCGTTTCAACTCGACAAAGAGGCGGATGCCATCGAGAAGGCTATCGTCAATACTCTCGACCTCGGCTATCGTACGAAGGACATTCAAAATCCCGGCGCGAAGATTGTGGGAACGGTTGAGATGGGCGACACGATTGCCAAACAGATCCAGTAG
- a CDS encoding aspartate-semialdehyde dehydrogenase, with amino-acid sequence MLKRKPGYTVAILGATGAVGQETLEILEERKFPLTSLRLFASKRSAGEIMACQGREWTVEELTESSSFDGVDLAFISATDAISKDYGQRLGAAGIAVIDDSAVFRMDDQVPLVVPEVNAAALRDMPRGIVAIPNCTTTPLVMALKPLHDAVGVKRVVVTTFQSVSGTGSAAMDELMDQTKDLLAFRDITTKVYPYQIAFNLLPHIGSFNEGGDCSEEVKIAKETRKILGAPQLRVTATTVRVPVLRCHSEAINIELERPLPVNEARAALAAMPGVVIYDDPAKKLYPMPLDATGKDEVYIGRVREDESITNGLNLWVVSDNLRKGAALNAIQIAECLVNG; translated from the coding sequence ATGCTGAAGAGGAAACCAGGTTATACAGTGGCCATCCTTGGCGCAACCGGCGCAGTCGGCCAGGAAACGCTAGAAATATTGGAGGAGCGGAAGTTTCCGCTGACCAGTCTGAGGTTGTTTGCCTCCAAACGATCCGCGGGCGAGATTATGGCGTGCCAGGGCAGAGAGTGGACGGTGGAAGAACTAACTGAAAGCTCGTCGTTCGACGGCGTTGATCTGGCCTTTATCTCGGCAACGGATGCGATCAGCAAGGACTATGGGCAGCGATTGGGCGCCGCCGGTATTGCAGTGATCGATGATAGTGCCGTATTTCGTATGGATGACCAGGTTCCGCTGGTGGTTCCGGAGGTCAATGCCGCGGCATTACGAGACATGCCACGAGGCATCGTGGCTATTCCAAACTGCACGACCACACCGCTGGTCATGGCGCTGAAGCCGCTTCACGACGCGGTCGGGGTGAAGCGCGTGGTGGTGACGACATTCCAATCCGTATCGGGAACCGGATCGGCGGCCATGGATGAGCTGATGGACCAGACAAAAGATTTATTGGCGTTTCGTGACATCACGACGAAGGTCTATCCCTACCAAATCGCCTTCAACCTTCTACCACACATCGGCTCATTCAACGAGGGGGGCGACTGTTCGGAGGAGGTCAAGATCGCGAAGGAGACTCGAAAGATTCTTGGTGCACCACAGCTCAGAGTGACTGCCACGACCGTGCGTGTGCCGGTGCTGCGCTGCCATTCCGAAGCGATCAATATCGAGTTGGAGCGTCCATTACCGGTGAATGAGGCGCGCGCGGCGCTCGCAGCCATGCCCGGTGTGGTGATCTATGACGATCCGGCAAAGAAACTCTATCCCATGCCGCTCGATGCGACGGGAAAGGACGAGGTCTACATCGGACGTGTGCGGGAAGACGAATCAATCACCAATGGCCTCAATCTCTGGGTGGTATCCGATAATCTTCGCAAGGGGGCGGCACTCAATGCGATTCAGATCGCAGAGTGTCTGGTGAACGGCTGA
- a CDS encoding DUF2905 domain-containing protein yields the protein MPEWTTLGKLLIGIGFGIVVLGVLLIALDRIPGFGNSFSWFGKLPGDISIKRENVSFYFPIATSILFSIVLSLLFYFIGWLFRR from the coding sequence ATGCCGGAATGGACCACCCTCGGGAAACTTCTCATTGGAATAGGGTTTGGGATTGTTGTACTGGGGGTGTTGCTCATTGCTCTCGACCGGATTCCCGGTTTTGGAAATAGCTTCAGTTGGTTCGGTAAGCTTCCCGGTGATATTTCCATCAAACGAGAGAACGTCAGCTTCTATTTCCCCATCGCTACCAGTATTCTCTTCAGTATTGTTCTGAGTCTGCTATTCTATTTCATAGGATGGCTCTTTCGCAGATGA
- a CDS encoding 2-isopropylmalate synthase, protein MTRMIRIFDTTLRDGEQSPGASMNVEEKVMVAKQLARLGVDIIEAGFAYSSPGDFEAVRRIAQEVEGPTICSLARARPEDIDRAWEALKGAPKIRIHTFLSTSDIHLKHQFRMTREQAKQRAVEMVQRARGYVEDVEFSPMDASRSDPAYLYEVIEAVIAAGAGTINIPDTVGYAVPQEFGALIKGICDKVPNAKQAVISVHCHNDLGMAVANSLAAIANGAGQVECTINGIGERAGNTSLEEVVMGLRTRTDFYQADTQVRTEEIAKTSRLVSKITGMVVQPNKAIVGANAFAHTSGIHQDGLLKDKTTYEIMRPESIGLVESQMVMGKLSGRHAFRQRLEELGYKLSEDEMNHAFERFKKLADQKKEIFEEDLEVIVSEELAKMADRITLKSFHVASGTDRVPTATVELEIDGTAVTQAGTGDGPVDAVYRTIAAITRTKSKLLMYVVKAITGGTDAQGEVSVRVQEDGRTVSGHGADTDIIMASARAYLSALNKLAYLSAKQAQGEQKVNLI, encoded by the coding sequence ATGACACGCATGATCAGAATTTTTGATACCACCTTGAGAGATGGTGAGCAATCGCCTGGGGCCAGTATGAATGTGGAAGAAAAGGTCATGGTGGCCAAGCAGCTGGCACGGCTCGGCGTCGATATAATTGAAGCGGGATTTGCCTATAGTTCGCCCGGTGACTTTGAGGCGGTTCGGCGCATTGCGCAAGAAGTCGAGGGGCCGACGATCTGCAGCTTGGCACGGGCTCGTCCCGAGGATATTGATCGGGCATGGGAAGCTTTGAAAGGCGCGCCTAAGATTCGCATCCATACGTTTTTGTCGACATCTGACATTCATCTCAAGCACCAGTTTCGGATGACCAGGGAACAGGCCAAGCAGCGAGCCGTGGAGATGGTCCAGCGCGCGCGAGGGTATGTCGAGGATGTTGAATTTTCTCCCATGGATGCAAGCCGGTCCGATCCTGCCTATCTCTATGAGGTGATTGAAGCGGTGATTGCCGCTGGGGCTGGTACGATCAACATCCCCGATACGGTCGGCTATGCGGTCCCCCAAGAGTTCGGTGCACTCATCAAAGGGATTTGTGACAAGGTGCCGAATGCCAAACAGGCGGTGATCTCGGTCCATTGTCATAATGATCTTGGGATGGCGGTCGCAAATAGCCTGGCGGCGATCGCCAATGGGGCTGGGCAGGTGGAATGCACGATCAACGGCATCGGCGAGCGAGCGGGGAATACCTCATTGGAAGAAGTCGTGATGGGGCTCAGGACCAGAACAGATTTCTACCAGGCCGATACGCAGGTTCGGACCGAGGAGATCGCAAAGACCAGCCGTTTGGTGAGCAAGATCACAGGGATGGTCGTACAACCCAATAAAGCGATCGTGGGAGCGAATGCCTTTGCTCACACGTCCGGGATTCATCAGGATGGTCTGCTGAAAGACAAGACGACGTATGAAATCATGCGCCCGGAATCGATCGGATTGGTCGAAAGCCAAATGGTGATGGGAAAACTGTCGGGACGCCATGCTTTTCGGCAGCGCTTGGAGGAGTTGGGGTACAAACTCAGTGAAGACGAGATGAACCATGCATTCGAGCGCTTTAAAAAATTAGCGGACCAAAAGAAAGAAATCTTTGAAGAAGATCTGGAAGTGATTGTGTCGGAAGAATTGGCGAAGATGGCGGATCGCATTACGCTGAAATCGTTTCATGTTGCGAGTGGGACGGATCGCGTTCCAACCGCTACGGTTGAATTGGAGATCGACGGTACGGCCGTCACGCAGGCCGGGACGGGCGATGGGCCGGTGGATGCCGTCTATCGAACGATTGCGGCGATTACACGGACCAAGAGCAAGTTGCTGATGTATGTGGTAAAGGCGATTACTGGTGGGACCGATGCTCAGGGTGAAGTATCCGTTCGGGTGCAAGAGGATGGTCGAACGGTGTCTGGTCATGGCGCCGATACGGATATTATCATGGCATCCGCACGTGCCTATTTGAGCGCGTTGAATAAACTGGCCTATTTGTCGGCAAAACAAGCGCAGGGGGAGCAGAAGGTCAACTTGATTTGA
- a CDS encoding SpoIID/LytB domain-containing protein, with translation MITARLWAGAAGLGICLGSSMMPEAQAGQSIRVLLASDVEQLEIASEQTLWVTDDQNQAWSYQSGLHIKVRGHALILNGKPVVTDRLTLRAGNHDLTMWLNGGGTRSAVQPSDEHGALRVSGVVQLVRRGKRRLLINRVDLEEYVKGVVPAEVNSTWHPEMLKVQAVATRTYALYQRMLNSTRAYDVAAGIQDQVYRGRQGIDARVIAAVESTRGMVVTYQGAPIYAAFSSTAAGQTEDAMTVWSKDLPYLKGVECPFDIESPYYQWSASVKIETLEKNLRQQGFSVGKISAIGPQSYSRAGRVATLRVMHSNGELVIRGEDLRKAVGYTIVPSTQFMVLSIGQDLVLSGYGAGHAVGLCQWGAKELAELGYSFSSILSYYYPGTELRDAASTQAPPAPLASSPPS, from the coding sequence ATGATAACGGCACGGCTCTGGGCCGGTGCAGCGGGACTGGGAATCTGTCTGGGATCGAGCATGATGCCCGAGGCTCAGGCGGGGCAGTCGATTCGTGTGCTGTTGGCCTCCGATGTTGAACAGCTCGAGATCGCGAGTGAGCAAACGCTGTGGGTGACCGATGATCAGAATCAAGCCTGGTCTTATCAGTCTGGTCTGCACATCAAAGTGCGCGGCCATGCCTTGATCCTCAACGGCAAGCCGGTGGTGACGGATCGCTTAACGCTACGGGCAGGCAATCACGATCTCACTATGTGGCTGAATGGGGGTGGAACACGATCTGCGGTACAGCCCAGTGATGAACATGGCGCCCTCCGTGTCAGCGGGGTCGTTCAGCTCGTTCGGCGAGGGAAACGCCGCCTTCTCATCAACCGTGTGGATTTAGAGGAATATGTCAAAGGTGTCGTGCCGGCCGAAGTGAATTCAACCTGGCATCCGGAGATGCTGAAGGTGCAGGCCGTTGCGACTAGAACGTATGCCCTGTATCAGCGCATGCTGAATTCCACCCGAGCCTATGATGTGGCAGCTGGAATTCAGGATCAGGTGTATCGTGGTCGCCAAGGCATCGATGCCCGCGTAATCGCGGCGGTCGAATCCACAAGGGGGATGGTGGTGACGTACCAAGGCGCTCCGATCTATGCGGCATTTTCCTCCACCGCAGCGGGTCAGACGGAAGATGCGATGACTGTGTGGTCAAAAGATCTGCCGTATTTAAAGGGAGTGGAATGTCCGTTCGACATCGAGTCTCCCTATTATCAGTGGAGCGCCTCTGTGAAGATCGAGACGCTGGAGAAAAATCTGCGGCAACAAGGATTTTCCGTTGGAAAGATTTCAGCTATCGGCCCGCAGTCGTACAGCCGTGCTGGACGAGTCGCAACGCTACGAGTTATGCATTCAAACGGGGAGTTGGTGATACGGGGCGAGGATCTCCGCAAAGCGGTGGGGTATACGATTGTCCCCAGCACTCAATTTATGGTTCTGTCGATCGGGCAGGATCTTGTCCTGTCCGGCTATGGAGCCGGTCATGCGGTCGGTCTCTGTCAGTGGGGCGCAAAAGAGTTGGCAGAGTTGGGCTATTCATTTTCGAGCATCTTGAGTTATTACTATCCTGGGACGGAACTGCGCGATGCGGCGTCGACACAAGCACCGCCTGCTCCTCTGGCTTCCTCTCCACCATCCTGA
- a CDS encoding nSTAND1 domain-containing NTPase, translating into MRPYVETTFRLGIAMATFYLSSTYEDLKDHRRVVYEALRKAGHQVIAMEDYVAGDQRPVDKCLKDVEAADIYIGLFAFRYGYIPPAQHDNPKGLSITELEYRRAEALRKPCLTFAVSDTTAWARVFDDAYTAEDKGERIKALRQQLLTEKLASQFSLPHELSTLVLAAVTKYLDEHKQPEAAKKQESSETAITWDIEKLGSPYPGLMHFTHTYAPVFFGRDLEVGESLDRVREPEGRFVLISGASGSGKSSLVDAGVLPRIEQYGIGGKTYTCVRMLPSEGSHPFDALLRPLHAHTERAGMKPYHAAEHLNQHPADLSRYLNDIIMKGLDTDGLVLFVDQMEELFTVRDHPQAHVFLAALYQATQDADLYVVATIRSDFLPYCHDHPDLLKVLKGRGYYAFAAPDERSIYDMIAKPAICAGLTISERLVRRLVREVEQERGSFPLLAFALQQLFEKRVDHELTEAAYDHMGGLIGAIRTHVSAVEKRIGEVIGTDDGQVFAKLFAPLVVVTMDRTPTRRWAAKESFDRTTQSVIDILTQERFLVTEGTDQYSLVAVAHEKLFEGWPRLALWIEGNREQLFILRQAETEAGEWERHGYDLNYLWSPERLKTLQGVLHDPHHAQRVHQAVRLYAAPQDKLIDRLQDASCSHTERLKIGQYLAALGDPRQGVGLRPDGVPDIEWIEIPGGKIELEKVDHVFQVKPFKIAKYQVSNAQFQAFLEAAEGYQNDEWWEGIQHQEVAQPAWSEANSPRETVSWYEAVAFCRWLSIKVSGQGGTSVSIRLPTEWEWQQAATGGDPKCEYPWGGSWDATRCNSDKSRLRRTTAVGMYPEGTTEQGVLDLAGNLWEWCLNEYETPEQPKAGRINMQGARRVIRGGSWGDDPVLLRASSRSRFFADIRYSYIGFRLVQDLEP; encoded by the coding sequence ATGCGGCCCTACGTAGAGACCACGTTTCGGCTTGGGATCGCCATGGCGACGTTCTATCTGTCCTCAACCTATGAAGATCTGAAAGACCACCGCCGCGTGGTCTATGAGGCACTACGGAAAGCAGGCCATCAGGTCATCGCGATGGAAGACTATGTCGCGGGGGACCAGCGGCCGGTGGACAAATGTCTGAAAGACGTGGAGGCCGCCGATATCTATATCGGACTGTTCGCTTTCCGCTACGGGTATATCCCGCCGGCACAGCACGACAATCCCAAGGGCCTCTCGATCACAGAATTGGAATACCGTCGCGCCGAAGCTCTGAGGAAGCCCTGTCTCACGTTTGCTGTCAGCGATACGACAGCGTGGGCCCGCGTGTTTGACGATGCCTATACCGCGGAGGACAAGGGCGAGCGCATCAAGGCCCTGCGACAGCAGTTGCTGACCGAGAAGCTTGCCAGCCAGTTCTCCTTGCCACACGAACTTAGCACGCTCGTACTCGCAGCGGTCACCAAGTATCTGGATGAACACAAACAGCCGGAAGCGGCAAAGAAACAGGAATCAAGCGAAACAGCCATCACGTGGGATATCGAGAAGCTAGGCTCGCCGTATCCTGGCCTCATGCACTTCACACACACATATGCGCCGGTGTTTTTCGGGCGTGACTTAGAGGTGGGAGAGAGCCTCGACCGTGTCCGAGAGCCCGAAGGCCGTTTCGTATTGATCAGCGGAGCCTCCGGCAGTGGCAAGTCGTCCCTCGTGGATGCGGGTGTCCTCCCACGCATTGAACAGTATGGGATCGGAGGGAAAACCTATACCTGCGTGCGCATGCTGCCGAGCGAGGGGAGTCATCCGTTTGATGCGTTGCTGCGGCCATTGCACGCCCATACGGAACGCGCAGGGATGAAACCGTATCATGCGGCAGAGCACCTGAACCAACACCCAGCCGATCTCTCCCGATATCTCAACGACATTATCATGAAGGGTTTGGATACCGATGGGCTGGTGCTGTTCGTCGACCAGATGGAGGAACTGTTTACCGTGCGGGATCACCCTCAAGCTCACGTATTTCTGGCCGCGTTGTATCAGGCCACCCAGGATGCCGATCTGTACGTCGTCGCCACCATTCGGAGTGATTTTCTGCCGTATTGCCATGACCATCCGGATTTGCTGAAGGTGCTGAAGGGGCGTGGATACTACGCCTTTGCCGCTCCGGATGAACGAAGCATCTATGACATGATCGCCAAACCGGCGATCTGTGCCGGGCTCACCATTTCCGAGCGGCTGGTGCGGCGTCTTGTGCGAGAAGTTGAACAGGAGCGGGGGAGTTTTCCGCTGCTTGCCTTTGCCTTACAGCAATTATTCGAGAAGCGAGTGGATCATGAATTGACCGAGGCGGCGTATGATCACATGGGTGGACTGATCGGGGCGATACGGACGCATGTCTCTGCCGTCGAGAAAAGGATCGGCGAGGTGATAGGCACTGATGACGGACAGGTATTCGCGAAGCTCTTCGCGCCCCTCGTAGTCGTGACCATGGATCGGACACCGACCAGGAGGTGGGCGGCGAAGGAGAGTTTTGATCGCACGACCCAATCCGTGATCGATATCTTAACCCAGGAACGGTTCCTCGTTACCGAAGGCACGGACCAGTACAGTCTGGTCGCGGTTGCGCATGAAAAGCTCTTTGAGGGTTGGCCGAGATTGGCGCTGTGGATTGAGGGGAATCGGGAGCAGTTGTTCATTCTTCGGCAGGCGGAGACCGAGGCCGGTGAGTGGGAACGGCACGGGTATGATCTCAACTATCTGTGGTCTCCGGAGCGTCTCAAGACGCTACAAGGGGTTCTCCACGATCCTCACCATGCACAACGTGTCCATCAAGCCGTGCGCCTCTATGCCGCACCACAAGACAAGCTCATCGATCGCCTTCAGGACGCTTCGTGTTCCCACACTGAGCGTCTGAAAATCGGTCAGTATCTGGCGGCGCTTGGGGATCCACGTCAGGGTGTCGGTCTCCGTCCCGACGGCGTGCCCGACATCGAGTGGATCGAGATCCCTGGAGGCAAGATCGAACTGGAAAAGGTTGATCATGTATTCCAGGTGAAACCCTTCAAGATTGCGAAGTACCAAGTGTCCAACGCCCAATTCCAAGCGTTTCTGGAGGCAGCGGAGGGGTATCAGAACGATGAATGGTGGGAGGGCATTCAACATCAGGAGGTGGCGCAGCCTGCATGGTCGGAGGCCAACTCTCCTCGAGAGACGGTGTCCTGGTATGAGGCCGTCGCCTTTTGCCGGTGGCTGAGTATCAAAGTCAGTGGACAAGGGGGGACCAGTGTCAGTATTCGCCTTCCCACCGAATGGGAATGGCAGCAGGCAGCAACAGGTGGTGATCCGAAGTGCGAGTATCCATGGGGAGGTTCGTGGGACGCAACTCGCTGTAATAGCGATAAGAGCCGACTGAGACGCACGACCGCGGTGGGAATGTATCCAGAGGGCACGACGGAGCAAGGTGTACTGGATCTGGCCGGGAATCTTTGGGAATGGTGCCTCAATGAGTACGAGACCCCTGAACAACCGAAGGCAGGGCGTATTAATATGCAAGGCGCCCGGCGCGTGATCCGTGGCGGTTCTTGGGGCGACGACCCGGTGCTCCTGCGTGCCTCGTCCCGGTCCAGGTTCTTTGCCGACATCCGGTACAGCTACATTGGTTTTCGTCTCGTCCAGGACTTAGAGCCCTAA
- the queA gene encoding tRNA preQ1(34) S-adenosylmethionine ribosyltransferase-isomerase QueA, which translates to MQLSEFDFPFDPSLVASQPVIPRDQARLLFLDRTTQQRRHHHVADLPTLLNPGDLLVVNDTKVLAARVPGIKRPTGTPVEVLFVRDLGGNRWDIMVKGSFRVGQVIEFDQQSRATIVKRDATGTEVLVESLMPVTRLLEERGMMPLPPYIKRAPTQEDGNWYQTLFAKHGGAIAAPTAGLHFTEELFRRLREAGINMATVTLHVGPGTFKPVTTEKIEDHQMGAEIFHVGEETAQAITETKRTGGRVVAIGTTVARTLETVMKENGKMMLLSGESRLFITPGFEFKIVDALMTNFHLPKTTLLMLVSAFAGIEPVRNAYEEAVNERYRFYSYGDVMLIL; encoded by the coding sequence ATGCAACTCTCCGAGTTCGATTTTCCCTTTGACCCGTCTCTGGTGGCGTCGCAGCCGGTAATCCCTCGTGACCAGGCACGACTGCTGTTCCTCGATAGAACCACGCAACAGCGTCGGCACCACCATGTCGCTGATCTCCCGACATTGCTGAATCCGGGCGACCTTCTGGTTGTGAATGATACGAAGGTTCTAGCCGCACGAGTGCCTGGAATCAAGAGACCGACTGGAACGCCGGTTGAGGTGTTGTTTGTCAGGGACCTGGGCGGAAACCGGTGGGACATCATGGTCAAGGGCTCGTTCCGCGTCGGCCAGGTCATCGAGTTTGATCAACAGTCCCGTGCGACCATCGTGAAACGGGACGCCACGGGGACCGAGGTGCTGGTAGAGAGTCTAATGCCCGTCACGAGGCTGCTTGAGGAGCGGGGGATGATGCCGCTTCCCCCCTATATCAAACGTGCACCCACTCAGGAGGACGGGAACTGGTATCAGACCCTCTTTGCCAAGCATGGGGGTGCGATTGCTGCCCCGACGGCGGGTCTGCACTTTACTGAAGAATTATTTAGACGACTACGAGAAGCTGGGATCAACATGGCCACGGTGACTCTGCATGTTGGTCCCGGCACGTTTAAGCCGGTGACGACCGAGAAGATAGAAGACCACCAGATGGGTGCAGAGATCTTTCACGTCGGCGAAGAGACCGCTCAGGCCATTACTGAGACTAAACGTACTGGCGGACGGGTGGTCGCCATAGGGACGACGGTTGCCCGTACACTTGAAACCGTCATGAAAGAAAATGGCAAGATGATGCTGCTGTCAGGCGAAAGCCGCCTCTTCATTACACCGGGATTTGAGTTCAAGATTGTCGACGCGCTGATGACGAACTTTCACCTGCCAAAAACAACGCTCCTGATGTTGGTCTCAGCATTTGCTGGAATCGAACCGGTTCGCAACGCCTATGAAGAAGCGGTCAACGAGCGCTACCGGTTCTACAGCTATGGCGACGTCATGCTGATCCTGTAG